The segment CATTCTGGCACTTTCGATGCCGTGTAGAGTGGGAGGAGTCCATACCATCACTCAACCGGACGCTGCGCGATAAGGCCGCGCAGCGCCGGTTAGCTTATCGTTGGGCAAAACAATCGTATTTGTTGAACCGAACTAAATTCATGAAGATCAAGTGATGGTACGTGTCAACATAAAAGCGATTTCATCTCGATTACAATGCTGGGCAGGCGAGCAACCAATATTTTTTATGTCTCTGGCGGTGGTACTTTGGTTTACGTCCTATCGCAGTCTAATGCCTATCGCAGAAGCCCTAGTCATCGCATTACCAGTAGACCGTAATAGCCGTTTGGCTGGGTCGCTGCAATTTTTCTTCTACGATACGCCCAAGGTGTTACTGTTGCTCACGGGAATCGTTTTTATCATGGGCATCATCCATACCTTTGTCTCTCCAGAACGCACCCGTGTCCTGCTTTCCGGTCGGCGATTGGGGGCGGGTAACGTTATGGCCGCCTCGCTTGGCATCGTCACGCCCTTTTGTTCCTGTTCAGCAGTGCCACTATTCATCGGTTTTTTACAAACTGGCGTGCCACTGGGAGTGACCTTTTCGTTCCTGATTTCAGCACCGATGGTGAATGAAGTAGCGCTGGCGTTGTTGTTTGGAATGTTCGGTTGGAAGGTGGCGGCGCTGTATTTAGTGCTGGGTCTATCCGTAGCGATTTCTGCCGGTATGGTGATCGGTAAGCTGGGCATGGAAATATATTTAGAGGATTGGATTCGTGCCATGCA is part of the Gammaproteobacteria bacterium genome and harbors:
- a CDS encoding conserved membrane hypothetical protein (Evidence 4 : Unknown function but conserved in other organisms) is translated as MVRVNIKAISSRLQCWAGEQPIFFMSLAVVLWFTSYRSLMPIAEALVIALPVDRNSRLAGSLQFFFYDTPKVLLLLTGIVFIMGIIHTFVSPERTRVLLSGRRLGAGNVMAASLGIVTPFCSCSAVPLFIGFLQTGVPLGVTFSFLISAPMVNEVALALLFGMFGWKVAALYLVLGLSVAISAGMVIGKLGMEIYLEDWIRAMQNTQSPTVIADSRIAWSERVENGFSHVREIVGKVWPYIIAGIALGAGIHGYVPEDFMASIMGKDAPWWSIPAAVALGIPMYTNAAGIIPIVEALIGKGAALGTVLAFMMSVIALSAPEMIILRKVLKPTLIATFAGVVAFGILLVGYVFNLVL